A genome region from Portunus trituberculatus isolate SZX2019 chromosome 18, ASM1759143v1, whole genome shotgun sequence includes the following:
- the LOC123505638 gene encoding aquaporin-11-like isoform X2, whose amino-acid sequence MDHGEMDPNMSILVSSLTIATQMALSHVIRGRLSEMLESEMLKGCLLELIAAAEMCGTCYELIIIADNYGVWAYGVYLFLMTIWWGQSWGSATACPYSLLEEYVEQGSNPVHVVLKIISQVIGGIVSFRWVKRLWMMELAATHVGRGIDDCSADLQVPVIFGFLIEALLTCACRLFSRALGELEPKFASAIDSFFATSMVILAFDYSGGYFNPVLATGLKWNCQGHTNAEHIVVYWAGSILGAMLSLRLWTVPSVKSTIVTPFKPKQE is encoded by the exons AACATGTCCATATTGGTGTCATCGCTCACCATTGCGACGCAGATGGCGTTGTCGCACGTCATCCGCGGCCGCCTCAGCGAGATGCTTGAGAGTGAGATGTTGAAGGGCTGTTTGCTGGAGCTGATCGCCGCCGCCGAAATGTGTGGCACTTGCTATGAGCTCATTATCA TCGCTGATAATTACGGCGTGTGGGCGTACGGCGTGTACCTCTTCCTCATGACCATCTGGTGGGGCCAGTCATGGGGCTCGGCGACCGCCTGCCCCTACAGCCTGTTGGAGGAATACGTGGAGCAAGGATCCAACCCAGTCCACGTGGTGCTCAAGATTATATCACAGGTCATTGGCGGCATCGTCTCCTTCAG GTGGGTGAAGCGGCTGTGGATGATGGAGCTGGCGGCCACGCACGTGGGGAGAGGTATCGATGACTGCTCGGCTGACCTGCAGGTACCTGTAATATTTGGTTTCCTGATCGAGGCTCTGCTCACCTGCGCCTGTCGACTCTTCTCAAGAGCTCTGGGTGAACTTGAGCCCAAGTTTGCTTCTGCTATCGACTCATTCTTTGCCACCTCCATGGTGATCCTCG CTTTCGACTACTCTGGCGGCTACTTCAACCCTGTGCTGGCGACAGGCCTCAAATGGAACTGCCAGGGCCACACTAACGCCGAGCACATCGTGGTGTACTGGGCCGGCTCCATCTTGGGTGCTATGCTATCACTGCGACTCTGGACCGTTCCCTCGGTCAAGAGTACTATTGTCACACCCTTCAAACCCAAGCAGGAATGA
- the LOC123505638 gene encoding aquaporin-11-like isoform X3, giving the protein MSILVSSLTIATQMALSHVIRGRLSEMLESEMLKGCLLELIAAAEMCGTCYELIIIADNYGVWAYGVYLFLMTIWWGQSWGSATACPYSLLEEYVEQGSNPVHVVLKIISQVIGGIVSFRWVKRLWMMELAATHVGRGIDDCSADLQVPVIFGFLIEALLTCACRLFSRALGELEPKFASAIDSFFATSMVILAFDYSGGYFNPVLATGLKWNCQGHTNAEHIVVYWAGSILGAMLSLRLWTVPSVKSTIVTPFKPKQE; this is encoded by the exons ATGTCCATATTGGTGTCATCGCTCACCATTGCGACGCAGATGGCGTTGTCGCACGTCATCCGCGGCCGCCTCAGCGAGATGCTTGAGAGTGAGATGTTGAAGGGCTGTTTGCTGGAGCTGATCGCCGCCGCCGAAATGTGTGGCACTTGCTATGAGCTCATTATCA TCGCTGATAATTACGGCGTGTGGGCGTACGGCGTGTACCTCTTCCTCATGACCATCTGGTGGGGCCAGTCATGGGGCTCGGCGACCGCCTGCCCCTACAGCCTGTTGGAGGAATACGTGGAGCAAGGATCCAACCCAGTCCACGTGGTGCTCAAGATTATATCACAGGTCATTGGCGGCATCGTCTCCTTCAG GTGGGTGAAGCGGCTGTGGATGATGGAGCTGGCGGCCACGCACGTGGGGAGAGGTATCGATGACTGCTCGGCTGACCTGCAGGTACCTGTAATATTTGGTTTCCTGATCGAGGCTCTGCTCACCTGCGCCTGTCGACTCTTCTCAAGAGCTCTGGGTGAACTTGAGCCCAAGTTTGCTTCTGCTATCGACTCATTCTTTGCCACCTCCATGGTGATCCTCG CTTTCGACTACTCTGGCGGCTACTTCAACCCTGTGCTGGCGACAGGCCTCAAATGGAACTGCCAGGGCCACACTAACGCCGAGCACATCGTGGTGTACTGGGCCGGCTCCATCTTGGGTGCTATGCTATCACTGCGACTCTGGACCGTTCCCTCGGTCAAGAGTACTATTGTCACACCCTTCAAACCCAAGCAGGAATGA